The Thunnus maccoyii chromosome 12, fThuMac1.1, whole genome shotgun sequence genomic interval ataatataatataatataatataatataatatactatgATGACATTTGTCTTAGTGAAATTTaaagtaatagtaatagttttaTTACTcgtttaaaatatattatatttatgttacaTTTGTAAATGATTATAGTGTTTAAATGAAGTATATTTACCAGCATATACTTTACTCTAATCAGACACACAATACATCAAtacttttaacaactttttaaagagttttagtttttatataaaacacaattaccacaacatgttcagatatataaataaaatataatataataatataaatataattaaatcacaacatgtaaattatctgattcattatattttctatcaaacactttctaaaatatttttttacattatatatttgACATTGTGTTGATTTCATAAACCAATatgatttatattaaatatggattaagatatacaattatacattttatctataaattatatttagcttcatcacacatttaaaatgagtttgcCTTCATGCATTAATTTATCTTCCACTAAAAGACATATTTatcatcataaacacacaattatcATGAGatacattttaccatttacaaatatatactgtatatttaacacacaatatatttatcactatttgtttctaaaatgacatttaggaacatttattaaatgatgtttcacatcatatatcatcttgtttttaataaacaggagctgctgctgaatcagtgagattattaaatactgtttatttgtaacattactgATATCAGACTTTTTGGCTGTAAACAAACTTTGATGTGATGCATAAATAAAGAAGAACTTGTGGTGTGCAGTGAGATTTGAAGCTCTTTTCAGGAGTTATTGATTAGTTTTATGGAAGAATGGCTGCATCAAGAATTCTCtactaaatatgaaaaaactaacatgtaaagcctgaagcagcagaaactaaaactaaaaacacattttcaacttgttcaataaaacaactgaaggaaaatgaaagtttaGTCTTACCTACATACAGTTTAGTTCCAGAGCCAAAGATGAAGTACCAGTATCCTCCCACAGTGAATGAGACTGTGACAAAAACCTGTCTGCTGTTGAATGTGTCAGCTGAGGTGAACGAATCCAAATTATGAaccagtatcatatttcatctccatgatgtgtttctctaatgttcatatcaacatgactgtctcttcttttatttgattttagccACATTAGCAGTGTGACTATATGGATGCTAATGTCAGTCggttggtcggtccaccacttaaGTGCAGATCCACTGGATCTGATTGTGGATCAAAGGACGGATGGATTGTTCATTAAATGTTGTGCAGACGTTCACGGTCCCCAGAggattcaattatttatttgacttgatTGATTCTAACTTTGAAtgtagcgccaccagcaggttgacatgtttggtccagactgaaatatcttttcatctattggatggattgtcatgtaatttagtagaaatattcatgttcccctcaggatgaattataataactttgatcctctgacttttcctctagcgccaccatcaggtcaacatttaaACTCAACTAAGaactcatttaaaatcaaactgacatttgtaatgatgcaaattacttaaagctgctataatcaatatttttataataaccatgatgtgtcagtgtgtaatgtgttggtcgtggctcgtagtgatgaacctacagagaattatcagtgactctgcagctcctctcggctttatggagctttatagtgagtttcagctcattgtttatctgtccggctgcaactttactgttttgttaaataaaaaaatgaaagttcaAAAGTTGTAAAGTTCACATTTGAGGAGATTTGTTGAGTATTATGAACTAAACCAAGTTAGGATGACATTAGTACCTGTGCTGCCATGCAGGTACATTTTCATAGGAGCcgtagtttttgtttgtttgtcaatAAATtgatgtttaacattttgaatcaCATAAAGGATTAAATTTCTAATAGTAAATGCTGTAGTGGAGCCATTTGTCTTAGAATATGGACAGTAAACATCAGAACCTGTGGTTAAGGTTTAGTTAGGTTTTggtaaagatcatggtttgggttaaaatgacttcCTCCTTAAGATGAGGGGAGCTGcgtcgtcatggttacaataataaacacgTGGTTAAAGTTAGGAAATGATGGCGGTcgtgttaaaagaaacaaacagtgtcTGCTGTCGTTTCTCTTGTGAAGACAGTCTCAGCTGCTCACAGAGCAAAATCCATTTACATTTACCACATTTCTGTTGAGGGGAAATTGTCATAAATCCAAGAATTGTGTTGAATCTTTTACTAAAGTGAAATTATCTGTTGAAATCTGCTCAAAGATGTGACGTGAAGAATGCTGCctgaaggcttttattgtgaaagagCCACAGGAAGTGTTTTCATTAACAGCAGATTATTATTGTGAAGGAGGAATGAACTTTATTCCAGCAGCAGGTCAAAGAAGAccatttttatcttcatctcaAACTTTCAACTCTGtcaaacatctttttctatttattattttctcaatttttgttattaaatcaaatgttaataaagtttcaCTTTTGATCTCTCcattatttgtctcttttatctgtgttatattgttgtttgtttgtttgtttgtcttcatcttgtTGTATCATTGTGCTTCTGTGTTGCTCCTTTGTTCTCACTGTGTGGAACAACAGGAAACCTGCTGAAATAGCTGataaataatatcaatgaaatataatgtttaaatcaaaatcctgacaccaacagacaaacatttagtcctcagctcagtttgtttgtgaCTCTGGCTGAGATGGAGGTGAAATATGTGAACCTGGGCTGTGGTTTActgctctcttcctgtcacaaacactgtttgacatctgttcatctggaggtttttgtacaggCTGCAGGGATCATTTCTCACTGTGGGTATCATCTTTCACACAGGAGCAGTAGTAGGTGGCTGAATGTGAGGGTTGAACTGTCTGGATCTTCAACTCCCAGCCTTTTGGTTTATTTGGAGCTGAGAAATCACCTTTCTGAGGATGATTGTCATTTGATTTAACTTCACTGGTATTCCTGTTAATTGCAAGAATAtatgtgaatgtttctgtgtctttcttctgGTACCACAATATCCAATCACTGTCACACTGGTCAGTTCCTCCACAGCTGAAGGAGACTTTTTCACCAGCTCTCCTGGTCAATGTTAAATCATCCTGAATCAGCtctgctgccatggcaaccagcactgtagagaaacagacacacagatgaaggtgagtgtgacagtgtttgttaaAGGTTGAGTTTGTtggctcctgattggctggaaacactcacctgaacacagacagcacagagcagcagctgggagGAAAAGCATTTTGTGCAGTGGTGTTTCCTCTGGTGAACCTGGGGAGAAGTGGCGCTCTGATGCAGCTGAGGCCAAACAAGGACGAGCTGTGAGATCAGACGAGGGCCACGTGGTTTCTAACAGCTCCTCAAACCTCCCATCAGCCCCTGCGGCGGACAGataaggctgctgctgctgtgtggttttCCTCTGAGTGGAGGAGCAACAGGCTGCACACAGTTACCATGGAGATGGACGTCACTGACACATCACTGTTTGATTGTTCACATGTGTTAATGTGAGAATTTACAGCTctattcaaatatttacaatcattacagctgcatttaaaagaagcagaaacacaaactcatATTAGTTTAACAGTGAAAGTGATGGAGAGCAGAGACGGACTGATATTATCTCAActggtttttaaaatgatttgactcttattttttaatcatatgtTTTCCTCCacgtctctgtttctctgtgtgcttcactttcactttcttcatCTTGATTTTAATCTGGCAGCAGATCAAAAATCTgggacacaacaaaacacaaaaacattcatggAACCACAAACACGTTCAGGTTGGTGGTGAATTTAGCAACACAGATTGTTCTCTGTTGTTTGTAGAACAgatgtgatgaaaataaaaaaaaactacaaatccaCAAAGCTCCTCCTGAACTGTGATTTTAACCTTTAAATGTTCcccttatatttatttaatccactttaataaatgaattgaatttccTGCATCATCTGATGGTATCATGCATTCATTGACGCTCTCTTTTAACACTGAGTTTAGACACATTTCCTCAAATTTCATCCTGAcagatttgatatttttggaaacttttattattattcttaataATTCTTCATTCTAAATATTCTTTTATATTGTTCCAGCATTTTATTAGACTTTAAAGCTGTAGTTTACATCTGATTCTccactttatattatattacctctgtctgctctgtgctgAGCTGTCAGTAATAAAACCTTTACACTGCTGCCCTCATGTGGCTGCAACAACACATTgcttctactactactagtctcttcaaacttttgttttcatgaccCCAAATGTGTATAAAGAgtaaatatatcatatatatgtgtatgtacagagagacaaacagagactCCTTTCATGTTAGTTAGATATATTCAATTCTTATTCTATATTACAAAATCTACAGTAAGACAAAATGCAGTTTGTTTACAAGTAACTAGACAGATTATTGAGATTATCACACTTGAAAATGACAATTGTTGTagaacatattaaaaacaatataaatatacaatttattacaattaaaatcactgaaggATAAAAAGCAAAGTCCAAATactgtgtaaaaacacacaggttaCTATAGATTTGAAGTTTTcaccacttgggggcagaagaactccacaacaagctaacaaactcCTCTCTGACATATTatggtctgtctgctgtttgctgctgggcaggtagtgtacagtgagtttatcagaaaacagctgctgctgctggaaacactgagactgaagcagacaggaaatgtgctgcaaaaccacaactaggagctaaaagaggctaaaaagctcatTTAGTCATTAGATTCATtcttaatataaaactattgattagtggagctttaagATATACTCCCTAAACTTGTTCTATCACCCTCGAGGCCTAAACTGAGTATAGCGCCCCCAAAAGGTGTTATTTGTCAGACTCTGACCAGTCACCAAGCCTTCATTACCTTGTTCTGTTTGGGCCTCCACTGTTCCCCCCTTATGGTTGATGATTCATTGAATAACAAAACCCAAATTAATAATActattcatattttatgaaatTACGTATactaatttaataattaatatattttatttaataatatagattttatatttaatagttgtattactttattgttgctgtttgttttattatcagtttctctcatgaagttgtttttgttaataaaacaaaccagtttttaaattgtggtgtttctgaaatctttcatcttcttctaAATTGAGGTTTTTACCTGCAGAGTGTTTAAATTCACActgtaagaacatttttaacattcacttcctctctgcaacatttaaaaaaatacatcctacatttgttatcatcaatcagagcagcagaacaCAAACCACACTGAGACAAACAAGTCATCTTTACttgtattaaaaagaaaatacaccaATAATATaagaacacaaacagtcagacaataacacaataaagtttcaAACGTGTATAATCAAGCAACATCAGCAGCTCGTCAAAGCAGataatgctgttgtttttctcccaaAAACCTCTTTAATGTTTTCACACTAGAAAGCTCCTCACATAGAGGTGATAACCAACTGATGACAGTTATTTCTGCAAGTACTTTACCCAAAGGACAATTGGAAATCTGAGCCCAAAAGCTGCTGAAGCCTTTCTTGagtacatttattatttacttttaaatttatGTTGCAAACATCAGCAAAATCTTCTAGTATCTTTTATTGACTGTAGAAATCCTAAGTGTAATATTTAATGataccaaaaatgtaaaaatgaaaagaagaataagAGTAAAGGCAATAATTATTTTGCTTCTAGCAGTGCAGGGCTCATGAGTTCCTGggtttatttaattaaaaagtcCTTTTACTGTAAGAATAACTTATTTGCATGACCATGATCTTCTGACAACTGAAGGTAGTTTAGTTGACAAATCAGACgttcagatcagaaaacactcatatgtgTTATATTTGGAGGATACTGACAAACAGCCCCTTCTGTCATTTATGTATGAGCACTCGGCAATGACAAGTGTAAACTGTaaagcagtgatggaagaagtattgaactggtttacttaagtaaatgtaccaataatacagtataaaattgTCATGGGTTCACCCTCTTGGTGactatttttcatgttgttcacCTGCCTGATCACTAACTCTCCTGTGATTGCAGATCCTGCCACATCCATCTGCCCTGCAatcacctcattcccctcacctgaGTTTCCCCACTCATCTCCTCACCTGGATCCCATTAGGCTCATCAGTCACTCCTTATATACTGGTTCACATTCACATGCTCCTTGCCAGATTGTCTAGTGTGTTTGTATAGCTTTCCAGCatttctttatctgtctgtccGCTCGCCTGTTACCTGATATCCTGCCTGTTTCCCGGTCTTGAGATTTGCCTAGTCTCTTGGAGGTTGTGACccctgattgttttttttggacCGATTAAAGAATATTGGACTATGCTCCTGTCTCTGAGATTGTGCTTTTGGGTTCCGAGGTTCAGAGTCGTTACGTAAAATACTACTTTTGAAgtaatggttttattttcaaaattacagaagtattattcactaaatgtacttaaagtatcaaaagtaaaagtactcttTATGTAAATTGGCCCCACACTGTTACATtgatcatatacatatatacagagcCTGTGAAAAGTATTCACCACTcttgaaatgtttcatgttgtattgttttaaaacatggagTCAAAGGGgatttaatgtggctttttgtacactgaaaaaacacttatatgtaaaatgaaaataaatccctATGAAGTGatctaaatgtatttcaaatgtaaaatacatcatcagctttactagtaaaatctaaatctgaaaagtaactagtacTTATAGCTGTGaagtaaatgtagtggagtagaaagtaagTGGAGTGGAGTGGACGTATAAAGAcgcataaaatggaaatactcatgtaaaATACCTCACAATTGTTCTTTATTACATTCCTCCCCTGCTGTAAAGTGCACCTTTGCTAAAAgttccaaaaaagaaaaagtgacaagaCCTCCAGATGTGCGGCCTTTGTTGGTGGCTGGGCTCAGTTTGACTGTGTGGGTGGAGGGCTCAGTGGAAAAAAGGTTTACAgacaacaagagaaaagaccCACATGACaaatgagagggagggaagtTCATGAGTGTACAGCAGCAGGTATGAATCTGTTCTCGGCGGTTATTAGGACtcatataaaactgttgacagcgaATCAACACTTCCTTTCCTGCAGCAGACGGGCCGTGTGGGTTTCTGCTCAGCCGTCTCCACACTGTTCACTGTGGTTTTTCATTGTATTAACACAATGACGGTTACAACCATCGACTCTGGTTAAAGTATCGTTCCAGGAACTTCAGTATGAATTCAGCGCTCGCTGTCTCAGTTTTaatctgtgttattaatgtgtgagagaagcagctgaaatCCTAAACTCAGAGCTGAGAAActgacatcattaaataaaGGGAGACGTTCAAACTCCTGCAGTCTGCTCAGGTCCCACAGTCTGTACTGAGTTCACAAATACATTACTCAATACGTTTAAACAAATAGATCAAAATAAAATGGTTGAAACTGTGATTGAGGTGCTGAAcatcctaataataataataaataatgcatgACTAATATTAAGAACCCAACTTAAATCATattatttaagatatttttattaaatataaaacacaaacaaacatatgtgatatatatttacaaagcaacataaacatcacatgtatgtaaaaaaaaacaacaactcctgttcatttttaatgaatagagcaaaaaaatgttccttattcagaaaaagaacaaatgcaCATATACATCTGTTGGTGTCACATATTCCACCttatttataataaatgattaattgaataaaaaaacccacattcataataatattaatattgttcATAATTCCATGTACTAatttaataatgaatgaatattatttaataataaagattttatatttaacGGTTGTATTACTTTCTtgttcctgtttgttttattatcagttcctcttataaagttgtttttgttaataaaacaaaccaatTTTCAaattgtggtgtttctgaacatTAACTTCGTCTCTCCAACTTTTAAAAAGAATACATCCTACATTTATTATCATCAATCAGAGCAgcagaatgaataaataattataattttcttATAATCgtattatatgtaaatataccTATTGCTATTGTCTTGATAAAACTGCAAGAGCTTATCAGTATTTTGgtgatttagaaaaaaatcaaaacacacatcCATCAGTTTGACAACATTCAGGCTTCAGCGCAGACTAATCAAGCCGCGGCATGATTGTTTTTATAGCAGCTGTAGCTTcaaagcagctctctgctgtTTCTTCATTTGTGTAAACAACAGTGTCTTCAGCATAGAGTTGTACATCCACACTGAAACAATTATAAAAGATGATCAGTATACAAGCTAAATAATCAGGGGACCCATCACCGAACTTGTTGGCACACCACACCTACTTGCTTGTATTTAATAGctacatgtttatgtttgtttgtctttactttgttgtttctgtttagCTGTAAGCTTTTCTTTGTATCTTCCTGTACACTTGTTTTTAGCACTATGTGAAAGTTTACTGAGATCTACTCACGACAAGAGTCAAATTACTTGTAGGTATCAGCAAACTTGGCCAATATAGTTGATTCTGTGTCTGATTATTTGTATTATGTGAAGCCAAactgaaatcaataaaaacaagaatgactataaatgacagaatctgtgatatttcagtttattgAGGATGTTACTTTGAATGACTTTGACAAACCTGCCACCCTCTGcataatgtattaaaaagaaaatgcacaagaaagaaaaaatactacaAGCAGCAAAATCAAGCATCAAGATAAAAATATTCTACAGAATTTACACTTAGTAactgcaaatatactgtatgtatgtgtgtatttatagttttaGGACAATTGTGTCTTTAACGTAAATTTACAATCAACCACAACACGTCATAAGTGGCATTTCTGAACACTGATCAACGTGATAAATGAGATGAATTGATGAGATGTGATGGTGGGTAAAGCgagcagaaaacagtcagtcagcatgTGTGCAGTTGGTGGACGGTCCCTTGTTTCTGAGGATCATCAGCAGAGAGAGTCCACAGCAGTACACCAGACTCTTCACTATCAGCACTGTGtacagcacacagagcagcttcaccTGGTACTGAGACGGGACAGGAGCTGCTGGTGGATCTGCTGGTGGAGCTGCTGGTGGAGCTGGTGATGGTGGAAGAAGAGAAGCAACCTCTGAAACACAAAAGGAGTCAAATGTTTGGAGTTGCAGTGAGAAATGTCAGTgctctgcttctctgctctctctaATAGCGTCTCCAGATGAAGCTGAATCACTGCTGAACACAGTCACCAAGCCTTCATTACCTTGTTCTGTTTGGGCCTCCACTGTTTCCCCCTCGTGCTTGACGTAGCAGCGGTATTTATATGTGTAGAGAGCATCCCGATCAACCACCCTGATGGCGACGGTGCGTCCTGGCTCTCTGAGCTCCAGCTGCTCTCCCTCAGCAGGCTGCAGATCCTCCAGCGTGccattcttcttctgtcttttccaggaGAACTGGACCACAGGAGGAGACATGGCTGAGGCCAGACACAGCAGGGAGCTCTTCCCCTCCAGGTGGGCTCTGGATGCTGCTGGGTACACGCTCACCACGGGCTTCACTACCTGCTCATCTGAagtttgacagcagcaacaagcagcacagacacacattcacacagtcaacagcagCTTACAGCACTGCACTGCATTCAGTCTGATCCTGGAAACTACATGATCACTAAACTACTCATCAATACACCACAAACATCATCTACTGGACACTGTATCAATAATCATATCAAACTAAAGCATCATGGAAGCTCATCATATGTCATatataaagattaaaacatcatttaCTACTTTATCAATATTGACCACAACATTAATTACTAACATAATagagtttataaaatataaaatatatcatgaCATAACAGCCTCATATCAAATAGATTTGCTAATGATTATactgttttatgtaaaatatatttacaaccATATACTTTACTCTGATCAGTAAAAAGCAAATCATTATATCAATAATTTCATAACAttcatgatattttttttcagaaaacagtttaagatttcatataaaacacaattaccACAGCATGTTCATATGTAtcaaatataatatatcatttttaattttttctttgtaaagttgtttttttcattcattgagATATTTTATTGCAAACTACATATTCATGAACTACATATTTTTTCACACACTTACAACAGCTTGTTCTGatatgttaaatattaatataatataatataatataatataatataatataatataatataatataatataatataatatgatgacATTTgtcttaataaaatttaaagtaTAGTTTTATTACTcagttaaaatatattatatttatgttacaTTTGTAAATGATTATAGTGTTTATATGAAGTATATTTACCACCATATACTAGACTCTAATCAGACACACAATACATCAAtacttttaacaactttttagagagttttagattttatataaaacacaattaccACAACATGTTCAGACATGTccaaaaatataatacaataaaatatattcttaATGAAATTACATCATGTATATAATCTGATACCTTTTATTTCCACCATATACTTTCCGCaatgttttaaacattataTACTTGAAATTTAGTTGATTTCATATAGTAATCTGATAttaaaaattatgattaaaaatgtatttagcttaattacacatttaaaattaGTTTGCCTTCATGCATTAATATGTTTTCCACTAAAAGACATATTTatcatcataaacacacaattatcATGAGATatattttaccatttacaaatatatactgtatatttaacacacaatatatttatcactatttgcttctaaaattacatttaggaacatttattaaatgatgtttcacatcatatatcatcttgtttttaataaacaggagctgctgctgaatcagtgagattattaaatactgtttatttgtaacattactgATATCAGACTTTTTGGCTGTAGACAAACTT includes:
- the LOC121908911 gene encoding immunoglobulin lambda-1 light chain-like, with amino-acid sequence MLFLPAAALCCLCSALVAMAAELIQDDLTLTRRAGENVSFSCGETDQCESNYVYWYQKKDTETFIRILRIGRTKGTIKKTYNHSQEDDFSAVNKQNGCELEIQRVNISHSATYYCSCFKGKLYWIFGSGTKLYVDEQVVKPVVSVYPAASRAHLEGKSSLLCLASAMSPPVVQFSWKRQKKNGTLEDLQPAEGEQLELREPGRTVAIRVVDRDALYTYKYRCYVKHEGETVEAQTEQEVASLLPPSPAPPAAPPADPPAAPVPSQYQVKLLCVLYTVLIVKSLVYCCGLSLLMILRNKGPSTNCTHAD